From Streptomyces sp. NBC_00775, one genomic window encodes:
- a CDS encoding VOC family protein encodes MTVELNHTIVPARDPQASAQFLAEILGLSVDPPVAHFTPVTLANQVSLDYDQLDDFEPHHYAFMVSEQEFDAALARIQHGGITHYGDPACQEIGQIYHSERTIGRRGTYFHDPDGHLMEILTPGGAGS; translated from the coding sequence ATGACCGTGGAACTGAATCACACGATCGTCCCCGCCCGTGATCCGCAAGCCTCGGCGCAGTTCCTGGCAGAAATCCTCGGCCTGAGTGTCGATCCGCCGGTGGCGCACTTCACGCCGGTCACGCTGGCCAACCAGGTCAGCCTGGACTACGACCAGTTGGACGACTTTGAGCCACACCACTACGCGTTCATGGTCAGTGAGCAGGAGTTCGACGCCGCCCTCGCCCGCATCCAGCACGGCGGAATCACCCACTACGGCGATCCCGCATGCCAAGAAATTGGGCAGATCTATCACAGTGAGCGCACCATAGGCCGCAGGGGCACCTACTTCCACGACCCCGACGGGCATCTCATGGAAATCCTCACCCCGGGCGGCGCCGGGTCGTGA
- a CDS encoding antibiotic biosynthesis monooxygenase family protein yields MAKLQSLDPITPMFAQFKEKTGPIVLANTFFVPKERTEAFLTLFRKQAEFMKAQSGFVSLQMHKGTAESQLLMNVAVWESTEALATALGSPEFQRMAAEFPDDIVSYPHIFEQIDV; encoded by the coding sequence ATGGCCAAGCTGCAGAGCCTGGACCCGATTACCCCGATGTTCGCTCAGTTCAAGGAGAAGACCGGGCCTATCGTCCTGGCCAACACCTTCTTCGTTCCGAAGGAGAGGACTGAAGCGTTCCTGACCCTCTTTCGGAAGCAGGCGGAGTTCATGAAGGCTCAGTCGGGATTCGTCTCCCTGCAGATGCACAAGGGAACGGCGGAGAGTCAGCTTCTGATGAACGTCGCGGTCTGGGAGTCGACCGAGGCGCTCGCCACGGCGCTCGGCAGCCCGGAGTTCCAGCGCATGGCGGCCGAGTTCCCCGACGACATCGTGTCGTACCCGCACATCTTCGAGCAGATCGACGTATGA
- a CDS encoding IS5 family transposase (programmed frameshift) encodes MTPDPEGVARGDLTDEQWRRLEPLLPPLPKMGRPPRDRRQVFDGIWWRARTGSPWRDVPERYGPGETAYTLFRRWQIDGTWATVLQVAADAAGHIEWEVSVDSTVCRARQHEAGARKKGAHGPGRASANGVAPEPDDHALGRSRGGLTTKTHLAVDASFHVLAAVVTAGQRADAPVFTEVMNRIRVPRIGGGHPRTRPGHVLADRADSSRAIREYLRRRQIPHAIPEKRDQAGHRLRRGTAGGRPPSFDREMYNRRHKVESRIGPLKQARGLATRYDKLAVRHEATVQLTLIRQGL; translated from the exons ATGACACCGGACCCTGAGGGGGTGGCTCGGGGCGATCTGACGGACGAACAATGGCGGCGGCTGGAACCGCTGTTGCCGCCGTTGCCGAAGATGGGCCGGCCGCCACGCGACCGTCGGCAGGTCTTCGACGGGATCTGGTGGCGGGCGCGAACCGGCTCG CCTTGGCGGGACGTGCCCGAGCGTTACGGTCCGGGGGAGACCGCGTACACCCTCTTCCGGCGCTGGCAGATCGACGGCACGTGGGCGACGGTGCTGCAGGTCGCAGCGGATGCGGCCGGGCACATCGAGTGGGAGGTGTCGGTCGACTCGACCGTCTGCCGGGCCCGCCAGCACGAGGCCGGGGCCCGCAAGAAGGGGGCTCACGGTCCGGGCCGGGCGTCCGCCAACGGCGTGGCGCCCGAGCCGGACGACCACGCGCTGGGCCGCTCGCGCGGTGGTCTGACCACCAAGACGCACCTCGCCGTCGACGCGTCCTTCCACGTCCTGGCGGCCGTAGTCACCGCCGGACAGCGAGCCGACGCCCCGGTGTTCACCGAGGTCATGAACCGCATCCGTGTCCCGCGTATCGGCGGCGGGCATCCACGCACCCGGCCGGGCCACGTGCTGGCCGACCGGGCCGACTCCTCCCGGGCCATCCGCGAATACCTGCGCCGCCGGCAGATCCCGCACGCCATCCCGGAGAAGCGCGACCAGGCCGGACACCGTCTGCGGCGCGGTACGGCCGGCGGACGGCCACCCAGCTTCGACCGCGAGATGTACAACCGCAGGCACAAGGTCGAGAGCCGGATCGGGCCGCTGAAACAGGCCCGCGGCCTCGCGACCCGGTACGACAAGCTCGCCGTCCGCCACGAAGCCACCGTCCAACTCACCCTGATACGTCAAGGACTGTGA
- a CDS encoding universal stress protein, translating into MTVIVWIVEGTWPACVDAARTHAPADADMVLLHVTGHDVPGAAHGAYAGLLGRARPDRDPGTAVEHLAAASAEQLLAAAAERLGRPCTRQERSGRVEREVAAAAEGADLLILARDGDRTHLGPRSLSPASRFIVDHAPCPVLLVWPETAPGTATIPPPPPHPPHHR; encoded by the coding sequence ATGACCGTCATTGTCTGGATCGTGGAGGGCACCTGGCCCGCCTGCGTCGACGCCGCGCGCACCCACGCACCCGCGGACGCCGACATGGTGCTGCTCCACGTCACCGGCCACGATGTGCCGGGCGCCGCGCACGGCGCCTACGCCGGACTGCTGGGCCGCGCACGCCCCGACCGCGACCCCGGCACCGCAGTGGAACACCTGGCCGCCGCCTCCGCCGAACAACTTCTGGCCGCCGCGGCCGAGCGGCTGGGACGCCCGTGTACCCGGCAAGAGCGCTCGGGCCGCGTCGAACGGGAAGTCGCGGCCGCCGCAGAAGGCGCCGACCTGCTCATCCTCGCCCGCGACGGCGACCGCACCCACCTCGGACCCCGCAGCCTCAGCCCCGCCAGCCGCTTCATCGTCGACCACGCCCCCTGCCCCGTCCTGCTGGTCTGGCCAGAGACCGCACCCGGCACTGCCACCATCCCGCCACCACCACCCCACCCGCCGCACCACCGCTAG
- a CDS encoding SLC13 family permease, giving the protein MNASLAEALSVALLLAVLACAVIRPWGWPEAVVAVPAAGVVIATGAISLDHAAAEAARLGPVIGFLAAVLVLAQLCDDEGLFHACGAWMARRAAGRPRRLLILVFVTASLITAVLSLDATVVLLTPVVFATAARLGARAKPHVYACTHLSNTASLLLPVSNLTNLLAFAASGLTFTRFAALMALPWLVAIGAEYVVIRRYFATDLDAGAEAPPADEPRKLPLFALLTVVGTLAGFVLTSAVGINPAWAAAAGAAVLAVRALVQHRTTPTAIVRAAALPFCAFVLALGIVVRAVVDNGLADALSHVVPGGTGLWALLAIAALAAVLANVINNLPAVLVLLPLTAPTGPGAVLAVLLGVNIGPNLTYAGSLATLLWRRIVREHDTDVDLGEFTRLGLLAVPAALLLAVVALWVSLQTIGG; this is encoded by the coding sequence CTGAACGCCTCACTCGCAGAAGCACTCTCCGTCGCCCTGCTCCTGGCGGTGCTGGCCTGCGCGGTGATCCGGCCGTGGGGCTGGCCGGAGGCGGTCGTGGCCGTCCCCGCCGCCGGGGTGGTCATCGCCACCGGCGCGATCTCGCTCGACCACGCGGCAGCCGAGGCCGCCCGGCTGGGCCCAGTGATCGGCTTCCTCGCGGCCGTGCTGGTCCTGGCCCAGCTGTGCGACGACGAGGGCCTGTTCCACGCCTGCGGCGCCTGGATGGCCCGCAGAGCCGCCGGCCGCCCCCGCCGCCTGCTGATCCTCGTCTTCGTGACCGCCTCACTGATCACCGCGGTCCTCAGCCTGGACGCCACGGTGGTCCTGCTGACCCCGGTGGTGTTCGCCACCGCCGCCCGGCTGGGCGCCCGCGCCAAACCGCACGTCTACGCCTGCACCCACCTGTCGAACACCGCCTCGCTGCTGCTGCCGGTCTCCAACCTGACCAACCTGCTGGCGTTCGCCGCCAGCGGCCTGACCTTCACCCGCTTCGCCGCGTTGATGGCCCTGCCGTGGCTGGTCGCCATCGGTGCCGAGTACGTGGTGATCCGACGCTACTTCGCCACCGATCTGGACGCGGGCGCCGAGGCCCCGCCCGCCGACGAGCCCCGCAAACTGCCGCTGTTCGCCCTGCTCACGGTGGTGGGCACTCTGGCGGGCTTCGTCCTGACCTCGGCGGTCGGCATCAACCCCGCCTGGGCGGCGGCCGCGGGCGCGGCCGTCCTGGCGGTCCGCGCCCTGGTCCAGCACCGCACCACCCCCACGGCGATCGTCCGTGCCGCGGCCCTGCCGTTCTGCGCCTTCGTGCTGGCGCTGGGCATCGTGGTCCGGGCGGTGGTCGACAACGGCCTCGCGGACGCGCTGAGCCACGTAGTTCCCGGCGGCACCGGCCTCTGGGCCCTCCTGGCCATCGCGGCACTGGCGGCCGTACTGGCGAACGTCATCAACAACCTGCCCGCCGTCCTGGTCCTGCTGCCCCTGACCGCCCCCACCGGCCCGGGAGCCGTCCTGGCAGTCCTCCTTGGGGTCAACATCGGCCCGAACCTCACCTACGCCGGCTCGCTGGCCACCCTGCTGTGGCGGCGCATCGTGCGCGAACACGACACCGACGTGGACCTGGGCGAGTTCACCCGGCTCGGACTGCTCGCCGTGCCCGCCGCCCTGCTGCTCGCGGTAGTGGCACTGTGGGTCTCGCTCCAAACGATCGGAGGCTGA
- a CDS encoding IS256 family transposase, whose product MLSAVTDDGSIQSGSLIDEIVREGARRMLAAALEAEVDQYIAELVAGTDDHGRRLVVRNGHHPPRTMVTAAGPVEVRVPRVNDRRVDEATGERKRFSSTNLPPWCRKSPKVSEVLPLLYRHGLSSWDFVPALEQFLGSAAGLSPATVTQLTSQWQDDHAAFKDRDLSQTDYVYEWADGVHPKVRLGQAHSCVLVLLGVRLDGTKELIGLTEGLRESTRSWADLLRDCRRRGMRDPELVVGNGAMGRWSAPAEVFPAARHQRCGVHEARNVTNALPKSAQPSATKAMQEIFNAEELLAFYDFPAEHRIHLRTTNPIESTFSTVKLRTKVTRGAASPAAALAMVFKLVESTQARWRAITGAHLVPLVRASARFKNGVLVEREEAAA is encoded by the coding sequence GTGCTCAGCGCAGTCACCGACGACGGTTCCATCCAGTCCGGCTCCTTGATCGACGAGATCGTCCGCGAGGGCGCCCGCCGCATGTTGGCCGCCGCTTTGGAGGCTGAAGTCGACCAGTACATAGCCGAGTTGGTGGCTGGGACCGACGATCACGGGCGGCGACTGGTGGTCCGCAACGGCCACCACCCGCCCCGGACCATGGTCACCGCGGCCGGGCCAGTCGAGGTCCGGGTCCCGCGCGTGAACGACCGCCGTGTCGACGAGGCCACCGGCGAGCGCAAGCGGTTCTCCTCGACGAACCTGCCGCCGTGGTGCCGCAAGTCCCCGAAGGTCTCCGAGGTGCTGCCCCTGCTCTACCGGCACGGCCTCTCCTCGTGGGACTTCGTGCCCGCGCTGGAGCAGTTCCTCGGCTCCGCGGCCGGCCTGTCACCAGCCACGGTGACCCAGCTGACCAGTCAGTGGCAGGACGACCACGCCGCCTTCAAAGACCGCGACCTGTCCCAGACCGACTACGTCTACGAGTGGGCCGACGGCGTCCACCCCAAGGTCCGGCTCGGACAGGCTCACTCCTGTGTCCTGGTCCTGCTCGGCGTCCGCCTGGACGGCACCAAGGAGCTGATCGGCCTGACCGAGGGCCTGCGCGAGTCCACCCGGTCATGGGCCGACCTGCTGCGCGACTGCCGCCGACGCGGCATGCGCGACCCCGAGCTGGTCGTCGGCAACGGCGCGATGGGACGGTGGAGCGCACCGGCCGAGGTGTTCCCCGCAGCCCGCCACCAGCGCTGCGGGGTCCACGAGGCTCGCAATGTCACGAACGCCCTGCCGAAGTCCGCTCAGCCGAGCGCAACGAAGGCGATGCAGGAGATCTTCAACGCCGAGGAACTGCTGGCGTTCTACGACTTCCCGGCCGAGCACCGGATCCACCTACGGACCACGAACCCGATCGAGTCGACGTTCTCCACCGTCAAGCTCCGCACCAAGGTCACCCGCGGCGCCGCCAGCCCGGCCGCGGCGCTTGCGATGGTGTTCAAGCTCGTCGAGTCCACCCAGGCTCGCTGGCGCGCGATCACCGGCGCCCACCTCGTGCCCCTGGTCCGCGCGAGTGCCCGGTTCAAGAACGGCGTCCTGGTCGAGCGAGAGGAGGCAGCCGCATGA
- a CDS encoding SUKH-4 family immunity protein, whose protein sequence is MSQPLPQLPKPEFIVIHVKTSSGVPAQIAADLRETGIPGGLIGYEYRPLSEAAVLDGTGERGLVAIATSGLFGRVAIDAATGRMVHVPEVASAVANHVNKDLKSFNRCVAAVIARFPFYEDDEERCEEVAEEVREVISAIDGTALAKDGFWETFCDDVGMGDYANWVW, encoded by the coding sequence GTGAGCCAACCTCTGCCGCAGCTGCCGAAGCCGGAGTTCATCGTTATCCATGTCAAGACCTCATCCGGGGTGCCTGCCCAGATCGCTGCCGATCTCCGTGAGACCGGCATCCCAGGAGGCCTGATCGGTTACGAGTACCGGCCGTTGAGCGAGGCGGCGGTCCTCGATGGGACTGGTGAGCGTGGACTCGTGGCCATCGCAACGAGTGGCCTCTTTGGACGGGTCGCCATCGATGCGGCCACTGGTCGTATGGTGCACGTCCCCGAGGTCGCGTCAGCGGTGGCCAACCACGTCAACAAAGACCTCAAGTCCTTCAACCGATGCGTCGCAGCCGTGATCGCACGCTTCCCGTTCTATGAGGACGATGAAGAGAGATGCGAGGAGGTGGCGGAAGAGGTTCGCGAGGTCATCTCTGCGATCGATGGCACTGCTCTCGCAAAGGACGGGTTCTGGGAGACGTTCTGCGACGACGTGGGGATGGGCGACTATGCGAATTGGGTTTGGTGA
- a CDS encoding transposase has product MIKRSDDVGDFVVLPRRWVVARSFAWLLRSRRLARDYERRPDSSEAMIMWSMTQLMIRHLAAPARTRTAPKTP; this is encoded by the coding sequence GTGATCAAACGCAGCGACGACGTCGGCGACTTCGTGGTGCTACCACGCCGTTGGGTGGTAGCACGATCTTTCGCCTGGCTGCTTCGCTCGCGCCGTCTGGCCCGCGACTACGAGCGGCGCCCGGACTCCAGCGAGGCGATGATCATGTGGTCGATGACCCAGCTCATGATCCGCCACCTCGCAGCCCCGGCGCGAACGCGGACCGCCCCGAAGACTCCTTGA
- a CDS encoding SRPBCC family protein has translation MSTLEEHIDVGVPIDTVWESLHRVEDYPRFVEGVREVRTEEDGRAHLDLEASGRVRELEAEVSDRKGEGVMEWRTTGAPELVGSFSLQPINENRTRVQARLEYDPGTIREALGGPKGFAQANAIERLVRSDLEHFKECVEQGR, from the coding sequence ATGAGCACCCTCGAAGAACACATCGACGTCGGAGTTCCGATCGACACGGTCTGGGAGAGCCTCCACCGGGTGGAGGACTATCCGCGCTTCGTGGAAGGAGTGCGCGAGGTCCGCACGGAAGAGGACGGCCGAGCACATCTGGACCTCGAGGCCAGCGGCCGGGTTCGGGAGCTCGAGGCCGAGGTCTCCGACCGCAAGGGGGAGGGCGTGATGGAGTGGCGCACCACGGGCGCCCCCGAGCTGGTGGGTTCCTTCTCGCTGCAGCCGATCAACGAGAACCGCACTCGGGTCCAGGCACGGCTTGAGTACGACCCCGGCACGATCAGGGAGGCCCTCGGCGGGCCGAAGGGATTCGCCCAGGCGAACGCGATCGAACGGCTCGTCCGCAGCGATCTGGAGCATTTCAAGGAGTGCGTGGAGCAAGGACGGTGA
- a CDS encoding S53 family peptidase — MSERFSTIPGSERSAAPSALYVGPVDGSTPIEATVMLRRRAEVPRDLIVGTETISQAELAEQYGADPADANLVRDVLGRQGLRVTDVDLASRRAKVTGTADEMAAAFGTQLSRVSSPDPTGGAPIEHRHREGPLHVPDELDGVVVAVLGLDDRPQARPRLRRARARGRQISYKPNQLSKVYRFPPGTDGSGQTLAIIELGGGADPAELETYFTSLGVPTPRVTMVSVGTGRNVPGADPDGADGEVLLDIQVAGALAPGAHQQVYFAHNDDQGFVDAVSAAVHATPTPAALSISWGAPEIFWTDQARAVFDEALADAAALGVTVCVAAGDDGSDDGVGDGQPHTDFPASSPHALACGGTRLDADPDTGAVSSEKVWGGDGGGATGGGVSEAFRLPAWQTSVGVPHNGGAPGRGVPDVSGVADPATGYEVLVDGQRLVIGGTSAVAPLWAALTCRLVEALGHPLGMLQPLLYANVTPGHIPRGFRDITVGTNGDFRAAPGWDACTGLGVPDGTELLASLREAVPG; from the coding sequence ATGAGCGAACGATTTTCCACCATTCCCGGGAGTGAGCGCTCGGCCGCGCCCAGCGCGCTCTACGTGGGGCCCGTCGATGGCTCGACGCCGATCGAGGCCACGGTCATGCTGCGCCGTCGAGCGGAGGTTCCGCGCGATCTGATCGTGGGGACCGAGACGATCTCGCAGGCCGAGCTGGCCGAGCAGTACGGTGCCGACCCGGCCGATGCAAACCTGGTGCGCGATGTGCTGGGCCGCCAAGGTCTTCGGGTTACCGATGTCGATCTGGCCTCCCGGCGCGCCAAGGTGACGGGCACTGCGGACGAGATGGCCGCGGCGTTCGGGACCCAGCTGTCCCGGGTTTCCAGCCCGGACCCGACCGGCGGTGCGCCCATCGAGCACCGCCACCGCGAGGGCCCGTTGCATGTGCCCGACGAGCTGGACGGCGTGGTCGTGGCGGTGCTCGGACTGGACGACCGGCCGCAAGCCCGTCCCCGTCTGCGGCGCGCACGGGCTAGGGGGCGCCAGATCTCCTACAAACCGAATCAGCTCTCCAAGGTGTACCGGTTCCCTCCCGGCACCGACGGCAGCGGCCAGACGCTGGCGATCATCGAACTGGGCGGTGGCGCCGACCCGGCCGAACTGGAGACGTACTTCACGTCCCTCGGCGTGCCGACGCCCCGGGTGACCATGGTGAGTGTCGGAACCGGCCGCAACGTGCCGGGCGCGGACCCGGACGGCGCCGACGGGGAGGTGCTGCTGGACATTCAGGTCGCGGGCGCGTTGGCACCCGGCGCCCACCAGCAGGTGTACTTCGCGCACAACGACGACCAAGGCTTTGTTGACGCGGTGAGCGCTGCGGTGCACGCCACCCCGACGCCGGCAGCGTTGAGCATCAGCTGGGGCGCGCCGGAGATCTTCTGGACCGACCAGGCCCGCGCGGTGTTCGACGAGGCGCTCGCCGACGCCGCGGCGCTCGGCGTGACGGTGTGTGTCGCGGCCGGTGACGACGGCAGTGACGACGGGGTCGGCGATGGTCAGCCGCACACCGACTTCCCGGCGTCCAGCCCGCATGCGCTGGCCTGCGGAGGCACCCGTCTGGACGCCGACCCCGACACTGGTGCCGTGAGCAGCGAAAAAGTGTGGGGCGGCGACGGAGGTGGCGCCACCGGCGGTGGGGTCAGCGAAGCGTTCCGCCTTCCGGCCTGGCAGACCAGCGTTGGCGTTCCGCACAACGGAGGTGCTCCGGGCCGCGGCGTACCGGATGTTTCGGGCGTCGCTGACCCGGCCACCGGTTACGAGGTACTGGTGGACGGTCAACGCCTGGTCATCGGCGGCACCAGTGCCGTCGCCCCGCTCTGGGCTGCCCTGACCTGCCGACTCGTCGAGGCGCTCGGCCATCCGCTCGGCATGCTCCAGCCCCTGCTGTACGCCAACGTCACGCCCGGACACATCCCGCGCGGATTCCGTGACATCACTGTGGGTACGAACGGTGACTTCCGTGCGGCCCCCGGCTGGGATGCCTGTACGGGTCTGGGCGTCCCCGACGGCACGGAACTGCTCGCCTCCCTGCGGGAGGCGGTGCCTGGCTGA
- a CDS encoding RNA-guided endonuclease InsQ/TnpB family protein translates to MQLRYSFRLYPDSDQRAALARAFGCARVVFNDAVRAREHAHTAGEAFPTAGELSKKLITAAKQTTSRAWLGEVSSVVLQQALRDAEAAYKNFFASLKGQRQGAKTGAPRFKSRKDNRQSIRFTANARWSITDSGRLNLPKVGPVRVKWSRTLPTPPSSVTVIKDAAGRYFASFVIDTNPHADATRMPDTDQTIGIDLGLTHFAVLSDGTKIDSPRFLRRAEKKLKKAQRELSRKQKGSKNREKARLKVARAHAKVTDARKEFHHQLSTQLIRDNQAIGVEDLAVRGLARTRLAKSVHDAGWAQFVTMLEYKAARYGRTLVKTGRFEPTSQVCSACGAKDGPKPLHVRSWTCTACGAVHDRDHNAAINVKTAAGLAVAACGAPVRPGLVPAQREETGSHGSPPEPRAA, encoded by the coding sequence ATGCAGCTTCGGTACAGCTTCCGCCTGTACCCGGACTCCGACCAACGCGCCGCGCTGGCGAGGGCGTTCGGGTGCGCCCGCGTCGTGTTCAACGACGCCGTGCGCGCCCGCGAACACGCCCACACAGCGGGCGAGGCCTTCCCGACGGCCGGCGAGTTGTCCAAGAAGTTGATCACCGCTGCGAAGCAGACCACTTCACGGGCCTGGCTGGGCGAGGTCTCCTCAGTGGTGCTCCAGCAGGCGCTGCGCGACGCGGAGGCTGCCTACAAGAACTTCTTCGCCTCCCTCAAGGGCCAGCGGCAGGGCGCGAAGACGGGTGCGCCCCGCTTCAAGTCCCGCAAGGACAACCGGCAGTCGATCCGCTTCACGGCCAACGCCCGCTGGTCGATCACCGACTCCGGGCGGCTGAACCTGCCCAAGGTCGGCCCGGTGCGGGTGAAGTGGTCACGGACCCTGCCCACCCCACCCAGCTCGGTCACCGTGATCAAGGACGCGGCCGGACGGTACTTCGCCTCCTTCGTCATCGACACCAACCCGCACGCCGACGCCACCCGAATGCCCGACACCGACCAGACCATCGGCATCGACCTCGGCCTGACCCATTTCGCGGTCCTGTCCGACGGCACGAAGATCGACTCCCCGCGGTTCCTGCGCCGCGCGGAGAAGAAACTCAAGAAGGCCCAGCGGGAGCTGTCCCGCAAACAGAAAGGCAGCAAGAACCGCGAGAAGGCCCGCCTCAAAGTCGCCCGCGCCCACGCGAAGGTGACCGACGCGCGCAAAGAATTCCACCACCAGCTCTCCACCCAGCTGATCCGCGACAACCAAGCGATCGGCGTGGAAGACCTGGCAGTCAGGGGACTCGCGCGCACCAGACTGGCCAAGAGTGTCCACGACGCCGGATGGGCGCAGTTCGTGACCATGCTGGAGTACAAGGCGGCCCGGTACGGCCGGACCCTGGTCAAGACCGGCCGGTTCGAGCCCACCAGCCAGGTCTGCTCGGCCTGCGGGGCCAAGGACGGACCCAAGCCCCTGCACGTACGGTCATGGACCTGCACCGCCTGCGGTGCGGTCCATGACCGCGACCACAACGCCGCGATCAACGTCAAAACGGCCGCCGGACTGGCGGTTGCAGCCTGCGGAGCGCCGGTAAGACCAGGACTCGTCCCGGCACAGCGCGAAGAAACAGGAAGCCACGGATCCCCGCCCGAACCCCGTGCCGCGTAG
- a CDS encoding helix-turn-helix transcriptional regulator: MLLGTQAFRTTSSFADTKRRPSRRLWHTLSGTIGEPDFRQFRTGVRGESPTRVVKALSGRNSQAERWTFLTSHARVLLTLARDPTARLRDIAAACGITERTVLAIVTDLEQAAYLHRERIGRRNQYTLHLDGSFRHPAEADMPIRVLLELFTGREEGAAPPPPRKALPPQGEPKAQPRPD; the protein is encoded by the coding sequence ATGCTGCTCGGAACGCAGGCGTTCCGGACAACTTCGTCTTTTGCGGACACCAAACGGCGACCGTCGCGCCGGCTGTGGCACACCCTGTCCGGGACAATAGGCGAGCCCGATTTCCGGCAGTTCCGGACAGGTGTCCGCGGCGAGTCGCCGACAAGGGTGGTGAAGGCGCTGAGCGGTAGGAACAGCCAGGCTGAACGCTGGACCTTCCTGACTAGCCATGCACGGGTACTGCTGACCCTTGCCCGCGACCCGACCGCGCGGCTACGGGACATCGCCGCAGCATGCGGGATCACCGAACGCACTGTCCTGGCCATCGTGACCGACCTTGAACAGGCCGCCTACCTACATCGGGAACGCATCGGCCGACGCAATCAGTACACCCTCCACCTGGACGGATCGTTCCGGCACCCAGCGGAGGCCGACATGCCCATCCGCGTCCTCTTGGAACTCTTCACCGGCCGCGAAGAAGGAGCCGCACCACCCCCGCCGCGCAAAGCACTGCCGCCACAAGGAGAACCCAAGGCACAGCCCCGGCCTGACTAA
- a CDS encoding helix-turn-helix domain-containing protein, with protein MTADDSFGRIDDEDYPAYTMGRAAELLGTTQGFLRAIGEARLITPLRSEGGHRRYSRYQLRIAARARELVDRGTPIEAACRIIVLEDQLEEAQRINAEHHRTAQSADPTATA; from the coding sequence ATGACAGCAGACGACTCGTTCGGCCGTATCGACGACGAGGACTACCCCGCCTACACGATGGGCCGGGCCGCCGAACTTCTCGGCACCACCCAGGGCTTCCTCCGCGCCATCGGCGAAGCCCGCCTCATCACCCCGCTCCGCTCCGAAGGCGGACACCGCCGCTACTCCCGCTACCAGCTGCGCATCGCCGCCCGCGCCCGGGAACTCGTCGACCGCGGGACCCCCATCGAGGCCGCCTGCCGCATCATCGTCCTCGAAGACCAGCTCGAAGAAGCCCAGCGCATCAACGCCGAACACCACCGCACCGCCCAATCAGCGGACCCGACGGCCACGGCCTGA
- a CDS encoding IS5 family transposase — protein sequence MREPRYPSDMTDAEWRLIEPLLPVPACQKPTGGHPEAHPRREIVDGIRYLVDNGIKWRAMPADFAPWRTIYGFARRWSATGIIGVIRDHLRRRVRLASGKTPRAASAIVDSQSIKASETVGKDTRGWDEAKKINGRKRHLICDNRGLVLLVMVTAANVTDRDAAKELLFRLALIHPEIAIVWADSAYAGKLVTWAKTYLDITIKTVRRPPEAKGFVVLPRRWVVERSWSWIMRARRHCRDHERLPEMSEALITWAAITLMTRRLTRRANRPAERRDTAHDYVMPEAA from the coding sequence ATGCGCGAGCCCCGCTACCCCTCCGACATGACCGATGCCGAATGGCGCCTGATCGAGCCGCTGTTGCCCGTCCCGGCCTGCCAGAAGCCGACCGGCGGACACCCCGAGGCCCACCCCCGGCGGGAGATCGTCGACGGCATCCGCTATCTGGTCGATAACGGCATAAAATGGCGCGCGATGCCAGCTGACTTCGCGCCCTGGCGGACCATCTACGGGTTCGCACGGCGCTGGTCCGCCACCGGAATCATCGGCGTCATCCGCGACCATCTCCGCCGCCGGGTCCGTCTCGCCAGCGGGAAAACACCCCGTGCCGCTTCGGCGATCGTCGACTCCCAGAGCATCAAGGCGTCCGAGACCGTCGGCAAAGACACCCGGGGATGGGACGAAGCCAAAAAGATCAACGGGCGGAAAAGGCACCTGATCTGCGACAACAGAGGTCTGGTGCTCCTGGTGATGGTGACCGCGGCGAACGTGACCGACCGCGACGCGGCGAAGGAGCTGCTGTTCCGCCTCGCTCTCATCCACCCCGAGATCGCCATCGTCTGGGCCGACTCCGCCTACGCCGGAAAGCTCGTGACCTGGGCCAAGACCTACCTCGACATCACCATCAAGACTGTCCGCCGCCCACCGGAGGCGAAGGGCTTCGTCGTCCTTCCCCGCCGCTGGGTGGTCGAGCGCTCGTGGTCGTGGATCATGCGGGCCCGCCGACACTGCCGCGACCACGAACGACTCCCCGAGATGAGCGAAGCATTGATCACCTGGGCCGCGATCACGCTCATGACCCGGCGGCTCACCCGCCGCGCGAATCGTCCAGCCGAACGCCGCGACACTGCCCACGACTACGTGATGCCAGAAGCCGCCTGA